Proteins encoded within one genomic window of Chloroflexota bacterium:
- a CDS encoding dipeptidase, whose amino-acid sequence MTTQPSVSPGAPVTDPALEAYLVETHGRRLDEYIEFLRIPSVSGLPEHDGDCRRAAGWVADRLRAIGLEHVDVSETGGHPIVYADWLHAAGAPTAVVYAHYDVQPVDPVEEWASPPFEPVIVDDRVLARGSSDDKGNIAIIVQAAEALLATRGQLPINLRFIFEGEEESSSVHLEPWLAANRGRLGGDVALICDSGFFAGNIPAVTIGLRGIMYAQLDVTGPFQDLHSGVYGGMVANPANALATILGGLKDADGRILIPGFYDDVIPLGADDRAAFATLPFDEDEARASLGVVELVGEVGYTTLERRAARPTLDVNGIWGGFQGEGSKTIIPARAHAKVSCRLVAAQDPEVILRRFREHVLATCPPGVTVEVHDLGMGRPSFSPIDLPANQALARSLAAVFGREPVFIREGGSIPFVAAFETLLALPVVIMGFTPPDGNFHAPNEWMDLTNFELGIRAMARYWEELASLPR is encoded by the coding sequence GTGACGACGCAGCCCTCCGTATCCCCGGGCGCCCCGGTCACGGATCCGGCCCTCGAGGCGTACCTCGTCGAGACCCACGGCCGACGCCTCGACGAGTACATCGAGTTCCTCCGGATCCCGAGTGTCTCGGGGCTTCCGGAGCACGACGGAGACTGCCGCCGGGCGGCGGGCTGGGTCGCTGATCGGCTGCGGGCGATCGGTCTTGAGCACGTCGACGTGTCCGAGACGGGCGGCCATCCGATTGTCTATGCGGACTGGCTGCACGCGGCGGGCGCTCCGACGGCCGTGGTCTACGCTCACTACGACGTCCAGCCGGTCGACCCGGTCGAGGAGTGGGCGTCACCACCGTTCGAGCCGGTGATCGTCGACGACCGCGTCCTCGCCCGTGGCTCGAGCGACGACAAGGGCAACATCGCGATCATCGTCCAGGCGGCCGAGGCGCTGCTTGCGACGCGCGGACAGCTGCCCATCAATCTGCGGTTCATCTTCGAGGGCGAGGAGGAGTCGAGCTCGGTCCACCTCGAGCCGTGGCTCGCGGCGAACCGCGGGCGGCTCGGCGGCGACGTCGCCCTCATCTGCGACTCCGGCTTCTTCGCCGGTAACATCCCGGCCGTGACGATCGGACTCCGCGGGATCATGTACGCCCAGCTCGACGTGACGGGCCCGTTCCAGGACCTCCATTCGGGGGTCTACGGCGGCATGGTCGCCAACCCCGCGAACGCCCTCGCGACGATCCTCGGCGGGCTCAAGGACGCGGACGGACGGATCCTCATCCCGGGCTTCTACGATGACGTCATCCCCCTCGGCGCGGACGACCGGGCGGCCTTCGCGACCCTCCCGTTCGACGAGGATGAGGCGCGCGCATCGCTCGGCGTCGTGGAGCTCGTCGGCGAGGTGGGCTACACGACCCTCGAGCGCCGCGCGGCCCGCCCGACCCTGGACGTCAACGGCATCTGGGGCGGCTTCCAGGGCGAAGGGAGCAAGACGATCATCCCTGCCAGGGCGCACGCGAAGGTGAGCTGTCGGCTCGTCGCCGCCCAGGATCCCGAGGTCATCCTGCGGCGCTTCCGCGAGCACGTCCTCGCGACCTGCCCGCCGGGCGTCACGGTCGAGGTGCACGATCTGGGCATGGGCCGGCCGAGCTTCTCGCCGATCGACCTGCCGGCGAACCAGGCCCTCGCCCGGAGCCTCGCCGCGGTCTTCGGTCGCGAGCCGGTCTTCATTCGCGAGGGCGGTTCCATCCCGTTCGTCGCGGCGTTCGAGACGCTCCTCGCCCTGCCCGTCGTCATCATGGGATTCACCCCGCCGGACGGGAACTTCCACGCCCCGAACGAGTGGATGGACCTGACCAACTTCGAGCTCGGGATCCGCGCGATGGCGCGCTACTGGGAGGAGCTCGCGAGCCTCCCGCGGTGA
- a CDS encoding AAA family ATPase, translated as MSTEAPDTNATPKTAWRLDTPNGSMAPRSALDVLVDLNDHVTSGNVGEYQPVPLGFTPLDKTIGNGLRAGELFLIGGAQGTGKTTMALQMARNVASGGQANVLYVCFEHEEQYLLNRLIAMESALAHLPHKTGAIKIQDVRKEILGSWMADGSGTAQLANNPRLRPSLDRIARYGQNLFLMRGTQTASTVDNLRQLIRQHKELSGDRRLLVVVDYLQKVPVYPEPPTETEKVTFVVNGLKDIALAEDVPMIAIVAADKEGLKAARLRNHHLRGSSAINYEADIIVIINEKYHIVAKVNIEFNPYQAQRFRDWVVVSIEKNRGGQDNVDLEYEKHFEFSCFDPSGRTVQEKLIEERLYND; from the coding sequence GTGAGCACCGAGGCACCTGACACGAACGCCACCCCCAAGACCGCGTGGCGGCTCGACACGCCGAACGGCAGCATGGCTCCTCGTTCCGCGCTGGATGTCCTCGTGGATCTCAACGATCACGTCACCTCCGGCAACGTCGGCGAATACCAGCCGGTGCCGCTCGGGTTCACCCCGCTCGACAAGACGATCGGCAACGGTCTGCGAGCCGGCGAGCTCTTCCTCATCGGCGGCGCCCAGGGGACCGGCAAGACGACGATGGCCCTCCAGATGGCGCGCAACGTCGCCTCGGGCGGACAGGCGAACGTGCTGTACGTCTGTTTCGAGCATGAGGAGCAATACCTCCTCAATCGGCTCATCGCGATGGAGTCGGCCCTCGCCCACCTGCCGCACAAGACCGGGGCGATCAAGATCCAGGACGTTCGCAAGGAGATCCTCGGCTCCTGGATGGCGGACGGGTCCGGCACCGCACAGCTGGCGAACAACCCGCGACTCCGGCCCTCGCTCGACCGGATCGCTCGCTACGGCCAGAACCTGTTCCTCATGCGCGGCACGCAGACGGCGAGCACCGTCGATAATCTCCGCCAGCTCATCCGCCAGCACAAGGAGCTGTCCGGCGACCGCCGGCTCCTCGTCGTCGTGGACTATCTCCAGAAGGTGCCGGTCTACCCGGAGCCACCGACCGAGACCGAGAAGGTGACGTTCGTCGTCAACGGGCTCAAGGACATCGCCCTGGCCGAGGATGTCCCGATGATCGCCATCGTCGCGGCCGACAAGGAGGGGCTCAAGGCGGCCCGTCTTCGGAACCACCACCTGCGCGGCAGCTCGGCGATCAACTACGAGGCGGACATCATCGTCATCATCAACGAGAAGTACCACATCGTGGCCAAGGTCAACATCGAGTTCAACCCGTATCAGGCGCAGCGGTTCCGCGACTGGGTCGTCGTGAGCATCGAGAAGAACCGCGGCGGCCAGGACAACGTCGACCTCGAGTACGAGAAGCACTTTGAGTTCTCATGCTTCGATCCGAGCGGCCGGACGGTGCAGGAGAAACTCATCGAGGAGCGCCTCTACAACGACTGA
- a CDS encoding inorganic diphosphatase, with the protein MGERVSDRFPDVVEVVVEIPRGSRNKYEWDEHERVFRLDRVLSSAVYYNFDYGFVEGTRSGDGDHTDALLLIDEPTFTGCHVWARPIGGLEMRDDKGFDFKVLCVAVGDPHQAHVADLDQVRPHRLVEIRHFFDTYKLLESKETEVVGWRAAVAAREVLLADRRTFDAERRAGGGRSGR; encoded by the coding sequence ATGGGCGAGCGCGTGAGCGACCGGTTCCCGGACGTCGTGGAAGTCGTGGTCGAGATCCCCCGCGGCAGTCGGAACAAGTACGAGTGGGACGAGCACGAGCGCGTGTTCCGCCTCGACCGCGTCCTCTCCTCAGCCGTCTACTACAACTTCGACTACGGCTTCGTCGAGGGAACGCGTTCCGGCGACGGCGATCACACGGACGCACTCCTCCTCATCGACGAGCCCACGTTCACCGGCTGCCACGTCTGGGCGCGCCCGATCGGCGGGCTCGAGATGCGCGACGACAAGGGCTTCGACTTCAAGGTCCTCTGCGTCGCCGTGGGCGACCCGCATCAGGCCCACGTCGCTGACCTCGACCAGGTCAGGCCCCACCGGCTCGTCGAGATCCGCCACTTCTTCGACACGTACAAGCTGCTCGAGTCCAAGGAGACGGAGGTCGTCGGCTGGCGCGCAGCGGTGGCGGCCCGGGAGGTCCTCCTCGCCGACCGACGGACCTTCGACGCCGAGCGGAGGGCGGGCGGCGGCCGATCCGGCCGATGA
- the thpR gene encoding RNA 2',3'-cyclic phosphodiesterase: MTEDAPLGEPRRETVAADPREPAWLARAREPGRRLFVAVPLPAEVIRGVAALVEGVRAADGAAIVGPVGRGGRGANDVRWVRLDALHVTIRFIGPTLDPDVERIATAVERVAAAGHPFEVRVTGAGAFPGTDRPRALWLGIGAGQTELGALASTLDRALVELGWPTDQRPFRPHLTLARSDGVRAGPRLARRLIAAADGLSLRWRATSMVLFESQTGGGPARYLRLMEASLGNVGIASEAGAGSTSGDGTIG, translated from the coding sequence ATGACGGAGGACGCGCCGCTCGGCGAACCGCGCCGCGAAACGGTGGCGGCCGATCCGCGCGAGCCGGCGTGGCTCGCCCGGGCGCGTGAGCCCGGCCGTCGGCTGTTCGTCGCGGTGCCCCTGCCGGCGGAGGTCATCCGTGGGGTGGCCGCGCTCGTGGAGGGCGTTCGCGCCGCGGATGGCGCCGCGATCGTCGGGCCCGTCGGTCGCGGGGGACGCGGCGCGAACGACGTCCGCTGGGTCCGGCTGGACGCCCTCCATGTCACGATCCGGTTCATCGGGCCCACCCTCGATCCAGACGTCGAACGGATCGCGACGGCGGTCGAACGCGTCGCCGCCGCCGGCCACCCCTTCGAGGTTCGGGTGACGGGCGCCGGGGCATTCCCCGGCACAGATCGCCCGCGGGCCCTGTGGCTCGGCATCGGGGCCGGTCAGACCGAGCTCGGCGCTCTTGCCTCGACCCTCGATCGAGCCCTCGTGGAGCTCGGCTGGCCGACCGACCAGCGGCCGTTCCGGCCGCATCTCACGCTCGCCCGCTCCGACGGGGTCCGGGCGGGGCCGCGGCTCGCGCGCCGGCTCATCGCCGCGGCCGACGGTCTGTCGCTCCGCTGGCGTGCCACATCCATGGTGCTATTCGAGAGCCAGACAGGAGGCGGGCCCGCGCGCTACCTGCGGCTCATGGAAGCGTCGCTCGGGAACGTTGGGATCGCGTCGGAAGCGGGAGCAGGAAGTACGTCGGGGGATGGTACGATCGGCTGA
- a CDS encoding prephenate dehydrogenase/arogenate dehydrogenase family protein produces the protein MRVALLGLGLIGGSIARALRRPDDDPARRPWISAWTPDGRGPRAALAAGAVDVAAGSIGEAVDGASLVILAAPPLACLDLIDRSGEQDVRDRFATDVLLTDVASTKAAIVARAVRLDLPFVGGHPMAGRETSGFGSADDLLFRGRPWVVVPTATSPAGGVDRIAALARACGAAPVVMDAADHDAAVAGISHLPLIVAAALAGAVFGPAGDTERPDAAAARALAASGWASATRLARGDPTMAAGIAATNAASIVARIRDLEAVLVDWRVQIERGDPAELTAAFAEARARLEAPDGGDADEAG, from the coding sequence ATGCGGGTCGCTCTTCTCGGTCTCGGGCTCATCGGCGGTTCGATCGCCCGGGCGCTTCGCCGGCCGGACGACGACCCTGCCCGTCGACCGTGGATCTCCGCATGGACGCCCGACGGGCGCGGCCCACGCGCCGCGCTCGCGGCGGGCGCCGTCGACGTGGCGGCGGGTTCGATCGGCGAGGCGGTCGACGGCGCCTCGCTCGTCATCCTTGCCGCGCCCCCGCTCGCCTGCCTCGATCTGATCGACCGCAGCGGCGAGCAGGACGTCCGCGATCGGTTCGCGACGGACGTCCTGCTGACGGATGTGGCGTCGACGAAGGCGGCGATCGTCGCGCGGGCCGTTCGCCTCGACCTGCCGTTCGTCGGTGGCCATCCGATGGCCGGCCGGGAGACGAGCGGCTTCGGATCCGCGGACGATCTCCTGTTCAGGGGCCGGCCGTGGGTCGTGGTGCCGACCGCCACGAGCCCCGCCGGAGGCGTCGACAGGATCGCAGCACTCGCTCGCGCGTGTGGTGCGGCCCCGGTCGTCATGGACGCGGCCGATCACGATGCCGCGGTCGCCGGGATCAGCCATCTCCCCCTCATCGTTGCCGCCGCGCTCGCCGGTGCCGTCTTCGGCCCGGCTGGAGACACCGAGCGACCGGACGCGGCGGCGGCGCGTGCGCTCGCGGCGAGCGGCTGGGCGTCCGCCACGCGCCTCGCTCGCGGCGACCCGACCATGGCCGCCGGGATCGCCGCGACGAATGCCGCCTCGATCGTCGCGCGGATCCGCGACCTCGAGGCCGTCCTCGTGGATTGGCGGGTGCAGATCGAGCGTGGCGATCCGGCGGAGCTGACGGCGGCGTTCGCCGAGGCGCGCGCGCGCCTCGAGGCGCCGGACGGCGGCGACGCGGACGAAGCCGGGTGA
- a CDS encoding response regulator gives MAAKILVVDDDPNVQRQLTYTLKQEGYEVVVAADGTEAIRLWGVDSPALILLDVLLPKLDGYQVAERIRAEEGATVHVPIIMLTAEREVEQKVRGLRAGADDYLIKPFHPAELVARIRSLLARFAPAETLVGRPPLGRLHVYYGAKGGVGTTTIAINAAIALHRELGRSVALVDGNLQFGDHRVFLDLGLDRKSIVDVVTASTIDVDLVKQVLVKHDSGVDLLLAPPSPETAELVTADHVPLILDHLRTLYDYVLVDIDKRLDEVNLRALDASDTIFVVMTADLSCLKNVRLVLETIANLGYEQGKVQLVLNRSNAFTGISVKNAEGALKRTIDHQVVNEYRGAISALNSGAPFMFTKADSPLGRSLLDFARAVDKEPAKGSRLVVAPSR, from the coding sequence ATGGCGGCCAAGATCCTCGTCGTCGACGACGACCCGAACGTCCAGCGACAGCTCACCTACACGCTGAAGCAGGAAGGCTACGAGGTCGTCGTCGCTGCGGACGGGACCGAAGCGATCCGGCTGTGGGGCGTGGACAGCCCTGCGCTTATCCTCCTCGATGTCCTGCTGCCGAAGCTCGACGGCTACCAGGTCGCGGAGCGGATCAGGGCGGAGGAGGGCGCGACCGTCCACGTCCCGATCATCATGCTCACCGCCGAGCGTGAGGTCGAGCAGAAGGTGCGCGGCCTGCGGGCGGGCGCAGACGACTACCTCATCAAGCCGTTCCACCCGGCCGAGCTCGTCGCCCGGATCAGGAGCCTCCTCGCCCGGTTCGCCCCGGCCGAGACCCTTGTCGGCCGCCCGCCGCTCGGGCGCCTGCACGTCTACTACGGGGCGAAGGGCGGGGTCGGGACGACGACGATCGCGATCAATGCGGCGATCGCCCTCCATCGCGAGCTCGGGCGCTCGGTGGCCCTCGTCGACGGCAACCTCCAGTTCGGCGACCATCGCGTCTTCCTCGACCTCGGCCTCGACCGGAAGAGCATCGTCGACGTCGTGACCGCATCGACGATCGACGTGGACCTCGTGAAGCAGGTCCTCGTCAAGCACGACTCGGGCGTCGACCTGCTCCTCGCTCCGCCATCACCGGAGACGGCCGAGCTCGTCACGGCGGACCACGTGCCGCTCATCCTCGATCACCTCCGGACGCTGTACGACTACGTCCTCGTGGACATCGACAAGCGGCTCGACGAGGTGAACCTTCGAGCCCTCGACGCGTCCGACACGATCTTCGTCGTCATGACCGCCGACCTGTCGTGCCTCAAGAATGTCCGCCTCGTCCTCGAGACGATCGCCAACCTCGGCTACGAGCAGGGGAAGGTGCAGCTCGTCCTCAATCGCTCGAATGCCTTCACCGGGATCAGCGTGAAGAACGCCGAGGGGGCTCTCAAGCGGACGATCGACCATCAGGTCGTGAACGAGTACCGCGGGGCGATCAGCGCCCTCAACAGCGGCGCGCCGTTCATGTTCACGAAGGCGGACTCACCGCTCGGCCGGTCGCTCCTCGACTTCGCTCGGGCGGTCGACAAGGAGCCGGCCAAAGGCAGCCGACTCGTCGTGGCGCCGAGCCGCTGA
- a CDS encoding recombinase family protein — MATATRRVATYERVSSADQRERETIKTQTDALDRRLSFESDVEIVARYMDDGVSGTIALANRPAGSQLLRDAAAGHFDELWIVAIDRLGRDAPDVMLARRRFAFLGIRLMSLTGEVQPLVADLEAVIGDFNRLKLLADMARGMTRAAREGRYTGGIVPFGYRVQGLKESARLVSDDSIVWADQSAADIVRWIYQRLGADRWSCRRVAEELNARGVPTHYSRDDRLVTSKGQRAQRTQGVWRSGRIRNLVVNPLYRGELQYGRRTTKASHGREVISAPVEPLVSPALWHAAQEALAANRTIAKNTRRKYLLRGVIHCGIDGLSYCGTQGRGEVGWYRCTGQLVERGPLPGRCWGQSIRTDAIEPVVWADVERWLRDPGDVLDELDGQADREAHGTVVVAESITLARAIEALGAQRKQAIALNIRGRLPDAELDSELDRIAAETTELERRVAALEPRDDPDVPVAAIDLLAEVRARLDAGLTAEQRQEIVRLLVRVVLNTTTHDDGRKSVCALVTYRFPGVVETSTGTGSSRRRAGTSPGRSRRDRPGRSPRDHPRAAAGVPRGHPDRTPRARRGTARRGQPGSPRPARVADPHRPCPRTRSCGAVRGTARAGSDP, encoded by the coding sequence ATGGCAACCGCGACCCGACGCGTGGCGACCTACGAACGAGTGAGTTCGGCCGACCAGCGCGAACGCGAGACGATCAAGACCCAGACCGACGCTCTCGACCGACGGCTCTCCTTCGAGTCAGACGTCGAGATCGTCGCCCGATATATGGACGACGGGGTTTCGGGCACGATCGCCCTCGCCAACCGCCCCGCCGGAAGCCAGCTGCTGCGGGATGCGGCCGCCGGGCACTTCGACGAGTTGTGGATCGTCGCCATTGACCGGCTCGGGCGCGACGCGCCCGATGTCATGCTCGCCCGGCGACGGTTCGCGTTCCTTGGCATTCGGCTCATGTCCCTCACGGGCGAGGTACAACCGCTCGTCGCAGACCTCGAGGCGGTCATCGGCGACTTCAATCGACTGAAGTTGCTCGCGGACATGGCCCGAGGGATGACGAGAGCGGCGCGAGAGGGCCGCTACACCGGTGGCATCGTGCCGTTCGGCTATCGGGTCCAAGGCCTCAAGGAATCGGCCCGTCTCGTCTCGGACGACTCGATCGTGTGGGCGGATCAGAGCGCGGCGGACATCGTCCGCTGGATCTACCAGCGCCTGGGGGCCGACCGCTGGAGCTGTCGGCGCGTCGCCGAGGAGCTCAACGCCCGGGGCGTACCCACCCACTACTCCCGCGACGACCGGCTCGTGACCTCCAAAGGTCAACGGGCACAGCGGACCCAGGGCGTATGGAGATCAGGACGGATCCGGAACCTCGTCGTCAATCCGCTTTACCGAGGTGAGCTCCAGTACGGCCGGAGAACCACGAAGGCGTCACACGGTCGCGAGGTGATCTCCGCACCGGTCGAGCCGCTGGTTTCCCCGGCGCTCTGGCATGCGGCGCAGGAGGCACTCGCGGCGAACCGGACGATCGCGAAGAACACGCGGCGCAAGTACCTGCTGCGGGGCGTCATCCACTGCGGGATCGATGGCCTCTCCTACTGCGGGACCCAGGGTCGGGGCGAGGTCGGCTGGTATCGCTGTACCGGCCAGCTCGTCGAGCGCGGTCCCCTCCCAGGGCGCTGCTGGGGCCAGTCAATCCGGACCGATGCCATCGAACCAGTTGTCTGGGCTGACGTTGAGCGGTGGCTCCGCGACCCCGGCGATGTCCTCGACGAGCTCGACGGACAAGCTGATCGCGAGGCCCACGGCACGGTCGTCGTCGCCGAGTCGATCACGCTCGCGCGAGCGATCGAGGCTCTGGGGGCCCAGCGCAAGCAAGCGATCGCCCTCAACATCCGTGGCCGCCTGCCCGACGCAGAGCTGGATAGCGAGCTTGACCGGATCGCGGCCGAGACGACCGAACTCGAGCGCCGTGTGGCCGCCTTGGAGCCCCGTGACGACCCGGACGTGCCGGTGGCGGCCATCGACCTGCTCGCCGAGGTCCGGGCCCGCCTGGACGCTGGACTGACCGCTGAGCAACGCCAGGAGATCGTCCGTCTGCTCGTTCGCGTCGTCCTGAACACCACGACCCACGACGACGGCAGGAAGAGCGTCTGCGCCCTCGTGACCTACCGGTTCCCGGGTGTAGTCGAAACCTCCACGGGCACGGGTTCATCGCGGCGACGAGCTGGAACCTCGCCGGGAAGGTCTCGGCGCGACCGGCCCGGACGATCGCCACGCGACCATCCTCGAGCGGCTGCCGGAGTGCCTCGAGGACATCCCGATCGAACTCCGCGAGCTCGTCGAGGAACAGCACGCCGTGGTCAGCCCGGGTCACCTCGCCCGGCGCGAGTCGCGGACCCCCACCGACCATGCCCGCGTACGAGATCGTGTGGTGCGGTGCGCGGAACGGCGCGCGCCGGATCAGACCCCTGA
- a CDS encoding phage terminase small subunit P27 family: MPSTLRRLHGETRPSRLNDREPLPRQTAPRPPAHLDPAARVIWRRTVRAMPAGVITGADTDALACYCEAVIRYRQAASLLVRSAPLIRGARAGDLIANPLDRIMRGWADQIRLFGRELGLTPSARAGLHMEISPFSPSVADEIGLPPRFRVLAPAAGDG; encoded by the coding sequence ATGCCCAGCACACTCAGGCGGCTCCACGGTGAGACGCGCCCGTCGCGCCTCAACGATCGGGAGCCCCTGCCCCGCCAGACCGCGCCGCGACCGCCTGCCCACCTCGATCCGGCCGCCAGGGTCATCTGGCGGCGGACGGTCCGCGCGATGCCCGCGGGCGTCATCACGGGCGCCGACACCGATGCCCTCGCCTGCTACTGCGAGGCGGTCATCCGCTATCGCCAGGCGGCCTCGCTGCTCGTCCGCTCGGCACCCCTCATCCGCGGCGCACGGGCAGGCGACCTCATCGCGAACCCGCTCGACCGGATCATGCGGGGCTGGGCCGACCAGATCCGCCTGTTCGGCCGCGAGCTCGGACTGACACCCTCGGCCCGGGCAGGCTTGCACATGGAGATCAGCCCCTTCAGTCCCTCGGTCGCGGACGAGATCGGCTTGCCGCCGCGGTTCAGGGTCCTGGCTCCCGCGGCGGGCGATGGCTGA
- a CDS encoding ImmA/IrrE family metallo-endopeptidase — protein MHPAAETDGRPNPQMVALARESRGLTQSELARFLIVSQGYLSKVEAGLLVPTDDILARLSSALDYPVSFFYLADPTYGPGVTEFWHRKRQAATSRDLRRIYAEINKRVMHVSRLLRGAEIPEGFPRFDLDEYESPEEIARAVRAAWNLPSGPIQNLIQAVESAGGLVIRMDFGTRLVDAVSRWVPGLPPLFFLNADLVADRERLTLAHEIGHIVMHKVPTPTMEDEAFRFAGELLMPERQIRPMLRALTLPRLATLKLMWRVSMAAIVTQAARIGAITKNQERYLWIQIGRAGYRQREPVELDFPKEPAGLLHELLDLHRTTLGYSISDLSQWFAVYERELLSAYPLTPTADEGRRHLRAIAN, from the coding sequence ATGCATCCGGCAGCTGAAACCGACGGTCGGCCGAACCCGCAGATGGTGGCCCTCGCGCGGGAATCGCGTGGGCTCACGCAGAGCGAGTTAGCGCGCTTCCTGATCGTCTCGCAAGGCTATCTGTCGAAGGTCGAGGCCGGGCTGTTGGTCCCAACCGACGACATACTTGCTCGCCTGTCGAGCGCGTTGGACTATCCGGTGTCGTTCTTCTATCTCGCTGATCCGACCTATGGACCTGGGGTGACAGAGTTCTGGCATCGGAAACGACAGGCTGCGACGAGTCGCGATCTGCGACGCATCTACGCCGAGATCAACAAGCGGGTCATGCACGTCAGCCGGCTCCTGCGGGGCGCGGAGATCCCCGAGGGGTTCCCACGGTTCGATCTCGACGAATACGAATCGCCCGAAGAGATCGCGCGCGCGGTGCGCGCTGCCTGGAATCTCCCGTCCGGGCCTATCCAGAACCTCATCCAGGCCGTCGAAAGCGCGGGCGGGCTTGTGATCCGCATGGACTTCGGCACGCGCCTGGTCGACGCTGTGAGCCGGTGGGTGCCGGGCCTGCCGCCGCTGTTCTTTCTGAACGCTGATCTCGTCGCCGATCGTGAGCGGCTCACTCTCGCGCACGAGATCGGGCACATCGTCATGCACAAGGTGCCGACTCCCACGATGGAGGACGAGGCGTTCCGGTTTGCGGGCGAGCTGCTCATGCCCGAACGCCAGATTCGGCCGATGCTTCGCGCCCTTACGCTTCCGCGATTGGCAACGCTGAAGTTGATGTGGCGCGTGTCGATGGCCGCGATCGTGACTCAAGCAGCTCGCATTGGGGCCATCACGAAGAACCAGGAACGCTACCTGTGGATCCAGATCGGTCGGGCTGGCTACCGACAACGCGAGCCCGTCGAACTCGACTTTCCGAAAGAGCCGGCCGGATTGCTCCACGAGCTGTTGGACCTTCACCGAACGACGCTCGGGTATTCGATCAGCGACCTGAGCCAATGGTTCGCCGTCTACGAGCGCGAGCTTCTGTCGGCATACCCGCTAACCCCGACCGCAGACGAGGGCCGGCGACATCTTCGCGCCATTGCAAACTGA
- a CDS encoding cupin domain-containing protein → MSFNEDIVERAKRNTSFREVLATSPHAQVVVMSVPPGGEIGEEVHENVDQVLVFVAGEGAAILDGDRRPVGPDRLVLVPAGTRHNFVNTGASDLRLYTVYAPPEHAPGTIHRTKADADAAEASHAGEAPRS, encoded by the coding sequence ATGAGCTTCAACGAGGACATCGTCGAGCGGGCGAAGCGCAACACATCCTTCCGGGAGGTCCTCGCGACCAGCCCCCATGCGCAGGTCGTCGTGATGAGCGTCCCACCCGGCGGCGAGATCGGCGAGGAGGTCCATGAGAACGTGGACCAGGTCCTCGTCTTCGTCGCGGGCGAGGGCGCTGCCATCCTCGATGGCGATCGTCGCCCGGTCGGCCCGGATCGCCTCGTCCTCGTCCCGGCCGGCACGCGCCACAACTTCGTCAACACCGGCGCCTCTGACCTGCGGCTCTACACGGTCTACGCTCCGCCGGAGCATGCCCCCGGCACGATCCATCGGACGAAGGCGGACGCCGACGCGGCCGAGGCGAGCCACGCGGGTGAGGCACCCAGGTCCTAG
- a CDS encoding IS110 family transposase, translated as MAWSVQHAGLAVREVPPHLSRAERGRTRRPGKSDPGDALAIARVTARETNLPPIRLPDRTTELRLLLEAREDLVAETTRARNRLHAHLLALVPGYGAKVANLVAARNRATIGRLLRGYPTVQAELARGLIVRLARLERESTALTARIDQLVAGHPLLALPGAGPITVARLIAEVGDVRRFRSADALAALAGVAPIPASSGQIQRMRLNRGGNRQLNRALYVIAVSQSRFHAPAMAYMARRMETDGKTWREAIRALKRLLVRPVFRLLVEGSIVSAEAA; from the coding sequence CTGGCGTGGTCAGTCCAGCACGCTGGGTTGGCCGTACGCGAGGTACCGCCGCACCTCAGCCGCGCCGAGCGCGGACGCACCCGCCGACCGGGCAAGAGCGATCCGGGCGACGCCCTTGCGATCGCCCGGGTGACCGCACGGGAGACGAACCTGCCGCCGATCCGGCTCCCCGATCGGACGACCGAGCTCCGGCTCCTCCTCGAAGCGCGGGAAGACCTGGTGGCCGAGACGACACGTGCCCGGAACCGCCTGCATGCGCACCTGCTGGCGCTCGTGCCTGGCTACGGGGCGAAGGTCGCCAATCTCGTCGCGGCCCGCAATCGAGCCACGATCGGGCGCCTACTGCGCGGCTACCCCACCGTCCAGGCAGAGCTCGCGCGCGGGCTCATCGTCCGCCTCGCGCGGCTCGAGCGCGAGAGCACGGCTCTCACTGCCCGGATCGATCAGCTTGTCGCCGGTCATCCGCTCCTCGCCCTGCCGGGCGCCGGACCGATCACGGTCGCCCGGCTCATCGCGGAGGTCGGCGACGTCCGTCGCTTCCGCTCCGCCGACGCGCTCGCGGCCCTAGCCGGCGTCGCACCTATCCCGGCCAGTTCAGGACAGATCCAGCGGATGCGCCTCAACCGGGGCGGCAACCGTCAGCTCAACCGAGCGCTCTATGTCATCGCGGTGAGTCAGTCCCGCTTCCATGCGCCCGCGATGGCATACATGGCTCGACGCATGGAGACCGACGGGAAGACCTGGCGGGAGGCGATCCGCGCCCTCAAGCGTCTGCTGGTCCGGCCGGTCTTCAGGCTGCTGGTGGAGGGCTCGATCGTCTCGGCCGAGGCCGCTTGA